In a single window of the Phocoena phocoena chromosome 14, mPhoPho1.1, whole genome shotgun sequence genome:
- the REL gene encoding proto-oncogene c-Rel → MASGGNKPRIEIIEQPRQRGMRFRYKCEGRSAGSIPGEHSTDNNRTYPSIQIMNYYGKGKVRITLVTKNIPHKPHPHDLVGKDCRDGYYEAEFGQERRPLFFQNLGIRCVKKKEVKEAIISRIRAGINPFNVSEQELLDIEDCDLNVVRLCFQVFLPDERGNLTTALRPVVSNPIYDNRAPNTAELRICRVNKNCGSVRGGDEIFLLCDKVQKDDIEVRFVLNDWEAKGIFSQADVHRQVAIVFKTPPYCKAITEPVTVKMQLRRPSDQEVSESMDFRYLPDEKDTYGNKAKKQKTTLLFQKLWQDCGVNFPERPRPSPLGSTGEGRFIKKEPILFSHGAVLTETSGPVSSQAESYYSSPAPISSALPHHASAIPPTVPQPSSSWSSVAHATSRSVNTNSLSSFSTGTLSSNSQVIPPFLEMSVVSDLNVSNACIYNNTDDIGRMEASSMSPADLYGISDASMLPNCPVNMVTPSNDSMRETDNPRLVSVNLENPACTSMLDPRDLRQLHQMSSSRMSAVASSSTTAFVSQSEAFEGSDFNCADNSMINESGPSNGTDPNSHSFVQNSQYSGIGTVQNEQLSDSFAFEFFQVNL, encoded by the exons ATTATGAACTactatggaaaaggaaaagtgagAATTACATTAGTAACAAAGAATATCCCACATAAACCTCATCCTCATGATTTAGTAGGAAAAGACTGCAGAGATGGCTACTATGAAGCAGAATTTGGACAAGAACGCAGACCTTTGTT TTTTCAAAATTTGGGTATTcgatgtgtaaaaaaaaaagaagtaaaagaagctATTATTTCAAGAATAAGGGCAGGAATCAATCCCTTCAATG TCTCTGAGCAAGAGCTGCTTGATATTGAAGACTGTGACCTCAATGTGGTGAGATTATGTTTTCAAGTTTTCCTCCCTGACGAACGTGGTAATTTGACAACTGCTCTACGTCCTGTTGTCTCTAACCCAATTTATGACAACC gtgctcctaatACTGCAGAATTAAGGATTTGTCGTGTAAACAAGAACTGTGGAAGTGTCAGAGGAGGAGATGAAATATTTCTACTCTGTGACAAAGTTCAGaaag ATGACATAGAAGTTCGGTTTGTGTTGAACGATTGGGAAGCAAAAGGTATCTTTTCACAAGCTGATGTACACCGTCAAGTAGCCATTGTTTTCAAGACTCCACCATATTGCAAAGCTATTACAGAGCCGGTAACAGTAAAAATGCAGTTGCGAAGACCTTCTGACCAGGAAGTTAGTGAATCTATGGATTTTAGATATCTGCCAGACGAAAAAG ATACATATGGcaataaagcaaagaaacaaaaaacaactctcCTTTTCCAGAAACTGTGGCAGGATTGTG GAGTTAATTTTCCTGAAAGACCTAGACCTAGTCCCCTAGGATCAACTGGAGAAGGAAGATTCATCAAAAAAG AACCAATCTTGTTTTCACATGGTGCAGTTTTGACAGAAACGTCCGGGCCAGTTTCAAGTCAAGCAGAATCCTACTATTCCTCACCTGCGCCCATCTCCAGTGCATTGCCACATCATGCTTCGGCCATACCCCCAACGGTACCTCAGCCTTCTTCAAGCTGGTCATCAGTGGCCCACGCCACCTCACGTTCAGTCAATACAAATTCACTGAGTAGTTTTTCAACAGGGACACTATCCTCTAATTCACAAGTTATCCCACCATTCCTGGAAATGTCTGTTGTGAGTGATTTGAATGTGTCTAATGCTTGCATTTATAACAATACTGATGACATAGGCAGAATGGAAGCATCATCCATGTCACCAGCTGACTTATATGGTATTTCTGATGCCAGCATGCTGCCTAATTGCCCTGTGAACATGGTAACGCCCAGTAATGACAGCATGAGGGAGACTGATAATCCAAGACTTGTGAGCGTGAATCTTGAAAATCCTGCCTGTACTTCAATGTTAGACCCAAGAGACTTAAGGCAGCTCCATCAGATGTCCTCTTCCAGGATGTCAGCAGTCGCCAGTTCTAGTACTACTGCTTTTGTTTCACAGTCAGAGGCATTTGAGGGATCTGACTTTAATTGTGCAGATAACAGTATGATAAATGAGTCAGGACCATCAAACGGTACTGATCCAAACAGTCATAGTTTTGTTCAAAATAGTCAGTATTCAGGTATTGGCACTGTGCAGAATGAACAATTGAGTGACTCATTTGCATTCGAATTTTTTCAGGTTAACTTGTAA